A portion of the Haliaeetus albicilla chromosome 5, bHalAlb1.1, whole genome shotgun sequence genome contains these proteins:
- the PPP1R13B gene encoding apoptosis-stimulating of p53 protein 1 isoform X3, whose amino-acid sequence MMPMILTVFLSNNEQILTEVPITPETTCRDVVEFCKEPGEGSCHLAEVWRGNERPIPFDHMMYDHLQKWGPRREEVKFFLRHEESPAESNEQSGRQAQNQRNGINIPVEKRTENGVGNPRVELTLSELQDMAARQQQQIENQQQMLVAKEQRLRYLKQQERRQQQSVSESEKLQKLKERVETQETKLKKIRAMRGQVDYSKIMNGNLSTEIEHISAMFQEKQQELQAAVLKVDQLTQQLEDLRKGKLNGFQSYNGQMTGPAAVELKKLYQELQIRNRLNQEQNSKLQQQKELLNKRNMEVAMMDKRINELRERLYKKKVEARQKENIPLNRINGTSSPQSSLSASGRVAAVGPYIQVPTAGTYSVPADPVKPQSLTIASSSTHGRSKSETDCGCVKKSPDTWKVSDLDIIADPILSPPTSLQSAVHNVIRLAPTLFDTQHSNDGNWPILKQSSTPVVKPPQISNTDWKESSMDTALKQGTISSQPLPTSVLGSTDKLGLDLGKVPSTVPGVSKQLPQNYGTYPSPVPLGTGSTNSLERRKDGSLPRPGTSITNRQRPVPLPPPSNVHQPSSSQQIQQRISVPPSPTYQPSGPPLFPGGDGRPELPLTVAIRPFLADKGSRPQSPRKGPQTVNSSSIYSMYLQQATPPKNYQQAVYNTLNKSVKAVYGKPVLQSGSTSPSPLPFLHGSLPAQTSSQPQSQPQTEVSEKDQELENAPPSSENSNVENIPRPLSPTKLTPIVHSPLRYQSDADLEALRRKLANAPRPLKKRSSITEPEGPSGPNIQKLLYQRFNTLAGGIESAPFYQPSNPQDFIGILADVDNGNTSTNGNIEEPISVQPTVPLPDEPPPSSDANDNELPSPATEELISTETTNQTSETTEDNNNNPAIVPSTEQSSSPTPEVSSPVEDEAPLPPALPPPLPPTKRTNLKKPNSERTGHGLRVKFNPLALLLDASLEGEFDLVQRIIYEVDDPSKPNDEGITPLHNAVCAGHHHIVKFLLDFGVNVNAADSDGWTPLHCAASCNSVHLCKLLVESGAAIFASTISDIETAADKCEEMEEGYIQCSQFLYGVQEKLGVMNKGVVYALWDYEAQNSDELSFHEGDAITILRRKDDNETEWWWARLNDKEGYVPKNLLGLYPRIKPRQRTLA is encoded by the exons GTTGGGAATCCACGTGTTGAGCTCACTCTTTCTGAACTTCAAGATATGGCTGCCCGACAACAGCAGCAGATTGAAAATCAACAGCAAATGTTGGTTGCTAAG GAGCAACGTTTGCGTTACCTGAAGCAGCAAGAACGTCGTCAGCAGCAGTCTGTTTCTGAGAGTGAAAAGCTTCAAAAACTTAAAGAACGTGTTGAAACCCAGGagacaaagctgaaaaaaattcgTGCCATGAGAGGACAAGTAGACTACAGCAAGATCATGAATGGCAATCTGT CAACTGAAATTGAGCACATAAGTGCCATGttccaagaaaagcagcaggagctACAGGCTGCAGTGTTAAAAGTGGATCAACTTACCCAGCAACTGGAGGATTTAAGGAAAGGGAAACTGAATGGGTTTCAGTCTTACAATGGACAAATGACGGGACCTGCAGCAGTAGAATTAAAAAAGTTGTATCAAGAGCTACAG attcgTAACAGGCTTAACCAGGAGCAGAACTCCaagcttcagcagcagaaagaacTCTTAAACAAACGCAACATGGAGGTGGCTATGATGGACAAGCGAATCAATGAGCTGCGTGAACGACTATACAAGAAAAAAGTTGAGGCAcgtcaaaaagaaaacattcct ttGAATCGTATTAATGGAACTTCATCGCCCCAGTCATCCTTGAGTGCTTCAGGAAGGGTGGCAGCAGTAGGACCTTACATCCAAGTTCCAACTGCTGGCACTTACTCTGTACCAGCAGATCCAGTTAAACCACAGTCTCTCACCATTGCTTCTAGCTCAACACATGGAAGATCAAAATCTG AGACAGACTGTGGGTGTGTGAAAAAATCTCCAGACACCTGGAAGGTTTCTGATTTAGACATAATAGCGGATCCTATTCTGTCACCTCCCACTTCTCTTCAGTCTGCTGTTCACAATGTCATCCGCCTGGCACCTACTCTCTTTGACACCCAGCACT CTAATGATGGAAATTGGCCAATACTTAAACAGAGCTCAACCCCTGTGGTAAAACCCCCTCAGATCTCCAACACAGACTGGAAAGAATCAAGCATGGATACTGCTTTAAAACAAGGAACTATATCCAGCCAGCCTTTGCCAACTTCAGTATTAGGAAGTACTGATAAGCTG GGTCTTGACCTGGGGAAGGTGCCATCCACAGTTCCTGGTGTAAGCAAGCAGTTGCCTCAAAACTATGGGACCTATCCAAGTCCAGTTCCCTTAGGAACAGGTTCTACAAATTCTCtagaaagaaggaaggatggCAGTCTGCCCAGACCTGGCACCAGTATAACAAATAGGCAAAGACCTGTTCCACTTCCGCCGCCAAGCAATGTGCATCAGCCCAGTTCTTCACAACAGATTCAACAGAGAATTTCTGTACCTCCCAGCCCTACGTATCAACCTTCTGGTCCCCCCTTGTTTCCAGGAGGAGATGGCAGGCCTGAACTCCCTTTAACTGTGGCAATCAGACCCTTTCTAGCTGATAAAGGATCAAGACCTCAGTCTCCCAGAAAAGGGCCACAGACAGTTAACTCCAGTTCCATCTACTCAATGTATCTTCAGCAAGCAACACCACCAAAGAATTATCAACAAGCTGTATACAACACCTTAAATAAGTCGGTAAAAGCAG tttatgGAAAACCTGTATTACAGTCTGGTTCGACTTCTCCCTCACCCTTGCCATTCCTTCATGGTTCTTTGCCTGCCCAGACTTCCTCACAGCCACAATCTCAGCCTCAGACTGAGGTCTCTGAAAAAGATCAAGAGCTGGAAAACGCTCCACCATCCAGTGAAAACAGCAATGTGGAAAACATTCCTCGTCCTCTCAGTCCTACTAAGCTCACACCTATTGTGCATTCACCCCTACGATATCAAAGTGATGCTGACCTTGAAGCTCTGAGAAGAAAACTGGCAAATGCTCCTAGGCCATTAAAGAAGCGTAGTTCTATCACTGAACCAGAAGGCCCAAGTGGACCAAATATACAAAAATTATTGTATCAGCGCTTTAATACTCTTGCTGGAGGAATAGAAAGTGCTCCTTTTTATCAGCCAAGCAATCCACAGGACTTCATAGGCATCTTAGCTGATGttgataatggtaacactagTACCAATGGCAATATTGAAGAACCTATTTCTGTGCAACCTACAGTTCCTCTTCCTGATGAGCCACCCCCTTCGTCAGATGCCAATGATAATGAATTACCTTCTCCTGCTACTGAGGAACTGATAAGCACTGAAACCACAAATCAAACATCTGAGACAACTGAAGATAACAACAACAATCCTGCTATAGTTCCTTCTACTGAACAGTCATCCAGTCCCACGCCTGAAGTCAGTTCTCCAGTAGAAGATGAAGCTCCTTTGccacctgctcttcctcctccacttcCCCCA ACAAAACGTACCAACTTGAAGAAACCTAACTCGGAAAGAACAGGCCATGGTTTGAGAGTGAAGTTCAATCCACTGGCCCTCCTCCTAGATGCTTCTTTGGAGGGAGAATTTGATCTTGTACAACGAATCATATATGAG GTTGATGATCCCAGTAAACCAAATGATGAAGGAATTACACCTTTGCATAATGCCGTGTGTGCTGGTCATCACCACATTGTGAAGTTCCTGCTTGATTTTGGTGTAAATGTAAATGCAGCAGATAGTGATGGGTG gACACCCTTGCATTGTGCTGCTTCTTGCAATAGTGTTCATCTCTGTAAACTACTGGTTGAATCTGGGGCAGCTATTTTTGCTTCAACTATAAGTGATATAGAAACTGCTGCAGACAAGTGTGAAGAGATGGAAGAAGGTTATATTCAGTGTTCCCAGTTCTTGTACG GAGTGCAGGAGAAGTTGGGAGTGATGAATAAAGGAGTGGTGTATGCTCTGTGGGATTATGAAGCCCAGAATAGTGACGAGTTGTCATTCCATGAAGGCGATGCCATTACTATTCTAAGACGCAAGGATGACAATGAAACAGAGTGGTGGTGGGCCCGCCTCAATGATAAAGAAGGCTACGTGCCTAAAAATCTTCTTGGG TTATATCCACGAATAAAACCCAGACAGCGAACCCTTGCTTGA
- the PPP1R13B gene encoding apoptosis-stimulating of p53 protein 1 isoform X4 — translation MILTVFLSNNEQILTEVPITPETTCRDVVEFCKEPGEGSCHLAEVWRGNERPIPFDHMMYDHLQKWGPRREEVKFFLRHEESPAESNEQSGRQAQNQRNGINIPVEKRTENGVGNPRVELTLSELQDMAARQQQQIENQQQMLVAKEQRLRYLKQQERRQQQSVSESEKLQKLKERVETQETKLKKIRAMRGQVDYSKIMNGNLSTEIEHISAMFQEKQQELQAAVLKVDQLTQQLEDLRKGKLNGFQSYNGQMTGPAAVELKKLYQELQIRNRLNQEQNSKLQQQKELLNKRNMEVAMMDKRINELRERLYKKKVEARQKENIPLNRINGTSSPQSSLSASGRVAAVGPYIQVPTAGTYSVPADPVKPQSLTIASSSTHGRSKSETDCGCVKKSPDTWKVSDLDIIADPILSPPTSLQSAVHNVIRLAPTLFDTQHSNDGNWPILKQSSTPVVKPPQISNTDWKESSMDTALKQGTISSQPLPTSVLGSTDKLGLDLGKVPSTVPGVSKQLPQNYGTYPSPVPLGTGSTNSLERRKDGSLPRPGTSITNRQRPVPLPPPSNVHQPSSSQQIQQRISVPPSPTYQPSGPPLFPGGDGRPELPLTVAIRPFLADKGSRPQSPRKGPQTVNSSSIYSMYLQQATPPKNYQQAVYNTLNKSVKAVYGKPVLQSGSTSPSPLPFLHGSLPAQTSSQPQSQPQTEVSEKDQELENAPPSSENSNVENIPRPLSPTKLTPIVHSPLRYQSDADLEALRRKLANAPRPLKKRSSITEPEGPSGPNIQKLLYQRFNTLAGGIESAPFYQPSNPQDFIGILADVDNGNTSTNGNIEEPISVQPTVPLPDEPPPSSDANDNELPSPATEELISTETTNQTSETTEDNNNNPAIVPSTEQSSSPTPEVSSPVEDEAPLPPALPPPLPPTKRTNLKKPNSERTGHGLRVKFNPLALLLDASLEGEFDLVQRIIYEVDDPSKPNDEGITPLHNAVCAGHHHIVKFLLDFGVNVNAADSDGWTPLHCAASCNSVHLCKLLVESGAAIFASTISDIETAADKCEEMEEGYIQCSQFLYGVQEKLGVMNKGVVYALWDYEAQNSDELSFHEGDAITILRRKDDNETEWWWARLNDKEGYVPKNLLGLYPRIKPRQRTLA, via the exons GTTGGGAATCCACGTGTTGAGCTCACTCTTTCTGAACTTCAAGATATGGCTGCCCGACAACAGCAGCAGATTGAAAATCAACAGCAAATGTTGGTTGCTAAG GAGCAACGTTTGCGTTACCTGAAGCAGCAAGAACGTCGTCAGCAGCAGTCTGTTTCTGAGAGTGAAAAGCTTCAAAAACTTAAAGAACGTGTTGAAACCCAGGagacaaagctgaaaaaaattcgTGCCATGAGAGGACAAGTAGACTACAGCAAGATCATGAATGGCAATCTGT CAACTGAAATTGAGCACATAAGTGCCATGttccaagaaaagcagcaggagctACAGGCTGCAGTGTTAAAAGTGGATCAACTTACCCAGCAACTGGAGGATTTAAGGAAAGGGAAACTGAATGGGTTTCAGTCTTACAATGGACAAATGACGGGACCTGCAGCAGTAGAATTAAAAAAGTTGTATCAAGAGCTACAG attcgTAACAGGCTTAACCAGGAGCAGAACTCCaagcttcagcagcagaaagaacTCTTAAACAAACGCAACATGGAGGTGGCTATGATGGACAAGCGAATCAATGAGCTGCGTGAACGACTATACAAGAAAAAAGTTGAGGCAcgtcaaaaagaaaacattcct ttGAATCGTATTAATGGAACTTCATCGCCCCAGTCATCCTTGAGTGCTTCAGGAAGGGTGGCAGCAGTAGGACCTTACATCCAAGTTCCAACTGCTGGCACTTACTCTGTACCAGCAGATCCAGTTAAACCACAGTCTCTCACCATTGCTTCTAGCTCAACACATGGAAGATCAAAATCTG AGACAGACTGTGGGTGTGTGAAAAAATCTCCAGACACCTGGAAGGTTTCTGATTTAGACATAATAGCGGATCCTATTCTGTCACCTCCCACTTCTCTTCAGTCTGCTGTTCACAATGTCATCCGCCTGGCACCTACTCTCTTTGACACCCAGCACT CTAATGATGGAAATTGGCCAATACTTAAACAGAGCTCAACCCCTGTGGTAAAACCCCCTCAGATCTCCAACACAGACTGGAAAGAATCAAGCATGGATACTGCTTTAAAACAAGGAACTATATCCAGCCAGCCTTTGCCAACTTCAGTATTAGGAAGTACTGATAAGCTG GGTCTTGACCTGGGGAAGGTGCCATCCACAGTTCCTGGTGTAAGCAAGCAGTTGCCTCAAAACTATGGGACCTATCCAAGTCCAGTTCCCTTAGGAACAGGTTCTACAAATTCTCtagaaagaaggaaggatggCAGTCTGCCCAGACCTGGCACCAGTATAACAAATAGGCAAAGACCTGTTCCACTTCCGCCGCCAAGCAATGTGCATCAGCCCAGTTCTTCACAACAGATTCAACAGAGAATTTCTGTACCTCCCAGCCCTACGTATCAACCTTCTGGTCCCCCCTTGTTTCCAGGAGGAGATGGCAGGCCTGAACTCCCTTTAACTGTGGCAATCAGACCCTTTCTAGCTGATAAAGGATCAAGACCTCAGTCTCCCAGAAAAGGGCCACAGACAGTTAACTCCAGTTCCATCTACTCAATGTATCTTCAGCAAGCAACACCACCAAAGAATTATCAACAAGCTGTATACAACACCTTAAATAAGTCGGTAAAAGCAG tttatgGAAAACCTGTATTACAGTCTGGTTCGACTTCTCCCTCACCCTTGCCATTCCTTCATGGTTCTTTGCCTGCCCAGACTTCCTCACAGCCACAATCTCAGCCTCAGACTGAGGTCTCTGAAAAAGATCAAGAGCTGGAAAACGCTCCACCATCCAGTGAAAACAGCAATGTGGAAAACATTCCTCGTCCTCTCAGTCCTACTAAGCTCACACCTATTGTGCATTCACCCCTACGATATCAAAGTGATGCTGACCTTGAAGCTCTGAGAAGAAAACTGGCAAATGCTCCTAGGCCATTAAAGAAGCGTAGTTCTATCACTGAACCAGAAGGCCCAAGTGGACCAAATATACAAAAATTATTGTATCAGCGCTTTAATACTCTTGCTGGAGGAATAGAAAGTGCTCCTTTTTATCAGCCAAGCAATCCACAGGACTTCATAGGCATCTTAGCTGATGttgataatggtaacactagTACCAATGGCAATATTGAAGAACCTATTTCTGTGCAACCTACAGTTCCTCTTCCTGATGAGCCACCCCCTTCGTCAGATGCCAATGATAATGAATTACCTTCTCCTGCTACTGAGGAACTGATAAGCACTGAAACCACAAATCAAACATCTGAGACAACTGAAGATAACAACAACAATCCTGCTATAGTTCCTTCTACTGAACAGTCATCCAGTCCCACGCCTGAAGTCAGTTCTCCAGTAGAAGATGAAGCTCCTTTGccacctgctcttcctcctccacttcCCCCA ACAAAACGTACCAACTTGAAGAAACCTAACTCGGAAAGAACAGGCCATGGTTTGAGAGTGAAGTTCAATCCACTGGCCCTCCTCCTAGATGCTTCTTTGGAGGGAGAATTTGATCTTGTACAACGAATCATATATGAG GTTGATGATCCCAGTAAACCAAATGATGAAGGAATTACACCTTTGCATAATGCCGTGTGTGCTGGTCATCACCACATTGTGAAGTTCCTGCTTGATTTTGGTGTAAATGTAAATGCAGCAGATAGTGATGGGTG gACACCCTTGCATTGTGCTGCTTCTTGCAATAGTGTTCATCTCTGTAAACTACTGGTTGAATCTGGGGCAGCTATTTTTGCTTCAACTATAAGTGATATAGAAACTGCTGCAGACAAGTGTGAAGAGATGGAAGAAGGTTATATTCAGTGTTCCCAGTTCTTGTACG GAGTGCAGGAGAAGTTGGGAGTGATGAATAAAGGAGTGGTGTATGCTCTGTGGGATTATGAAGCCCAGAATAGTGACGAGTTGTCATTCCATGAAGGCGATGCCATTACTATTCTAAGACGCAAGGATGACAATGAAACAGAGTGGTGGTGGGCCCGCCTCAATGATAAAGAAGGCTACGTGCCTAAAAATCTTCTTGGG TTATATCCACGAATAAAACCCAGACAGCGAACCCTTGCTTGA
- the PPP1R13B gene encoding apoptosis-stimulating of p53 protein 1 isoform X7 has translation MAARQQQQIENQQQMLVAKEQRLRYLKQQERRQQQSVSESEKLQKLKERVETQETKLKKIRAMRGQVDYSKIMNGNLSTEIEHISAMFQEKQQELQAAVLKVDQLTQQLEDLRKGKLNGFQSYNGQMTGPAAVELKKLYQELQIRNRLNQEQNSKLQQQKELLNKRNMEVAMMDKRINELRERLYKKKVEARQKENIPLNRINGTSSPQSSLSASGRVAAVGPYIQVPTAGTYSVPADPVKPQSLTIASSSTHGRSKSETDCGCVKKSPDTWKVSDLDIIADPILSPPTSLQSAVHNVIRLAPTLFDTQHSNDGNWPILKQSSTPVVKPPQISNTDWKESSMDTALKQGTISSQPLPTSVLGSTDKLGLDLGKVPSTVPGVSKQLPQNYGTYPSPVPLGTGSTNSLERRKDGSLPRPGTSITNRQRPVPLPPPSNVHQPSSSQQIQQRISVPPSPTYQPSGPPLFPGGDGRPELPLTVAIRPFLADKGSRPQSPRKGPQTVNSSSIYSMYLQQATPPKNYQQAVYNTLNKSVKAVYGKPVLQSGSTSPSPLPFLHGSLPAQTSSQPQSQPQTEVSEKDQELENAPPSSENSNVENIPRPLSPTKLTPIVHSPLRYQSDADLEALRRKLANAPRPLKKRSSITEPEGPSGPNIQKLLYQRFNTLAGGIESAPFYQPSNPQDFIGILADVDNGNTSTNGNIEEPISVQPTVPLPDEPPPSSDANDNELPSPATEELISTETTNQTSETTEDNNNNPAIVPSTEQSSSPTPEVSSPVEDEAPLPPALPPPLPPTKRTNLKKPNSERTGHGLRVKFNPLALLLDASLEGEFDLVQRIIYEVDDPSKPNDEGITPLHNAVCAGHHHIVKFLLDFGVNVNAADSDGWTPLHCAASCNSVHLCKLLVESGAAIFASTISDIETAADKCEEMEEGYIQCSQFLYGVQEKLGVMNKGVVYALWDYEAQNSDELSFHEGDAITILRRKDDNETEWWWARLNDKEGYVPKNLLGLYPRIKPRQRTLA, from the exons ATGGCTGCCCGACAACAGCAGCAGATTGAAAATCAACAGCAAATGTTGGTTGCTAAG GAGCAACGTTTGCGTTACCTGAAGCAGCAAGAACGTCGTCAGCAGCAGTCTGTTTCTGAGAGTGAAAAGCTTCAAAAACTTAAAGAACGTGTTGAAACCCAGGagacaaagctgaaaaaaattcgTGCCATGAGAGGACAAGTAGACTACAGCAAGATCATGAATGGCAATCTGT CAACTGAAATTGAGCACATAAGTGCCATGttccaagaaaagcagcaggagctACAGGCTGCAGTGTTAAAAGTGGATCAACTTACCCAGCAACTGGAGGATTTAAGGAAAGGGAAACTGAATGGGTTTCAGTCTTACAATGGACAAATGACGGGACCTGCAGCAGTAGAATTAAAAAAGTTGTATCAAGAGCTACAG attcgTAACAGGCTTAACCAGGAGCAGAACTCCaagcttcagcagcagaaagaacTCTTAAACAAACGCAACATGGAGGTGGCTATGATGGACAAGCGAATCAATGAGCTGCGTGAACGACTATACAAGAAAAAAGTTGAGGCAcgtcaaaaagaaaacattcct ttGAATCGTATTAATGGAACTTCATCGCCCCAGTCATCCTTGAGTGCTTCAGGAAGGGTGGCAGCAGTAGGACCTTACATCCAAGTTCCAACTGCTGGCACTTACTCTGTACCAGCAGATCCAGTTAAACCACAGTCTCTCACCATTGCTTCTAGCTCAACACATGGAAGATCAAAATCTG AGACAGACTGTGGGTGTGTGAAAAAATCTCCAGACACCTGGAAGGTTTCTGATTTAGACATAATAGCGGATCCTATTCTGTCACCTCCCACTTCTCTTCAGTCTGCTGTTCACAATGTCATCCGCCTGGCACCTACTCTCTTTGACACCCAGCACT CTAATGATGGAAATTGGCCAATACTTAAACAGAGCTCAACCCCTGTGGTAAAACCCCCTCAGATCTCCAACACAGACTGGAAAGAATCAAGCATGGATACTGCTTTAAAACAAGGAACTATATCCAGCCAGCCTTTGCCAACTTCAGTATTAGGAAGTACTGATAAGCTG GGTCTTGACCTGGGGAAGGTGCCATCCACAGTTCCTGGTGTAAGCAAGCAGTTGCCTCAAAACTATGGGACCTATCCAAGTCCAGTTCCCTTAGGAACAGGTTCTACAAATTCTCtagaaagaaggaaggatggCAGTCTGCCCAGACCTGGCACCAGTATAACAAATAGGCAAAGACCTGTTCCACTTCCGCCGCCAAGCAATGTGCATCAGCCCAGTTCTTCACAACAGATTCAACAGAGAATTTCTGTACCTCCCAGCCCTACGTATCAACCTTCTGGTCCCCCCTTGTTTCCAGGAGGAGATGGCAGGCCTGAACTCCCTTTAACTGTGGCAATCAGACCCTTTCTAGCTGATAAAGGATCAAGACCTCAGTCTCCCAGAAAAGGGCCACAGACAGTTAACTCCAGTTCCATCTACTCAATGTATCTTCAGCAAGCAACACCACCAAAGAATTATCAACAAGCTGTATACAACACCTTAAATAAGTCGGTAAAAGCAG tttatgGAAAACCTGTATTACAGTCTGGTTCGACTTCTCCCTCACCCTTGCCATTCCTTCATGGTTCTTTGCCTGCCCAGACTTCCTCACAGCCACAATCTCAGCCTCAGACTGAGGTCTCTGAAAAAGATCAAGAGCTGGAAAACGCTCCACCATCCAGTGAAAACAGCAATGTGGAAAACATTCCTCGTCCTCTCAGTCCTACTAAGCTCACACCTATTGTGCATTCACCCCTACGATATCAAAGTGATGCTGACCTTGAAGCTCTGAGAAGAAAACTGGCAAATGCTCCTAGGCCATTAAAGAAGCGTAGTTCTATCACTGAACCAGAAGGCCCAAGTGGACCAAATATACAAAAATTATTGTATCAGCGCTTTAATACTCTTGCTGGAGGAATAGAAAGTGCTCCTTTTTATCAGCCAAGCAATCCACAGGACTTCATAGGCATCTTAGCTGATGttgataatggtaacactagTACCAATGGCAATATTGAAGAACCTATTTCTGTGCAACCTACAGTTCCTCTTCCTGATGAGCCACCCCCTTCGTCAGATGCCAATGATAATGAATTACCTTCTCCTGCTACTGAGGAACTGATAAGCACTGAAACCACAAATCAAACATCTGAGACAACTGAAGATAACAACAACAATCCTGCTATAGTTCCTTCTACTGAACAGTCATCCAGTCCCACGCCTGAAGTCAGTTCTCCAGTAGAAGATGAAGCTCCTTTGccacctgctcttcctcctccacttcCCCCA ACAAAACGTACCAACTTGAAGAAACCTAACTCGGAAAGAACAGGCCATGGTTTGAGAGTGAAGTTCAATCCACTGGCCCTCCTCCTAGATGCTTCTTTGGAGGGAGAATTTGATCTTGTACAACGAATCATATATGAG GTTGATGATCCCAGTAAACCAAATGATGAAGGAATTACACCTTTGCATAATGCCGTGTGTGCTGGTCATCACCACATTGTGAAGTTCCTGCTTGATTTTGGTGTAAATGTAAATGCAGCAGATAGTGATGGGTG gACACCCTTGCATTGTGCTGCTTCTTGCAATAGTGTTCATCTCTGTAAACTACTGGTTGAATCTGGGGCAGCTATTTTTGCTTCAACTATAAGTGATATAGAAACTGCTGCAGACAAGTGTGAAGAGATGGAAGAAGGTTATATTCAGTGTTCCCAGTTCTTGTACG GAGTGCAGGAGAAGTTGGGAGTGATGAATAAAGGAGTGGTGTATGCTCTGTGGGATTATGAAGCCCAGAATAGTGACGAGTTGTCATTCCATGAAGGCGATGCCATTACTATTCTAAGACGCAAGGATGACAATGAAACAGAGTGGTGGTGGGCCCGCCTCAATGATAAAGAAGGCTACGTGCCTAAAAATCTTCTTGGG TTATATCCACGAATAAAACCCAGACAGCGAACCCTTGCTTGA